ATCCCAGTATTTTTTCGGAGCATTGAAAGGCAGGTGTGGTTTAAAAAATCCTACGGCAAGAAAGAACGGCTTATCTTGAGTTGCGAACTCGTTAAGATGTTTAATCGCCTCGGCAGCAATTAACCCATCCGCTAGCGAGTCGTCGTCGGTGTCATACGATGCGAAGGGTAAGCGGTGGTTTCTTGACCGGGCTTGTAATTCCTCCAGATTCTCAGGTTCTTGCCAGCCAATTATAGGTTCAGAATCGGCCGTAAAACTTCGATCCGGCCTCCATGCGGGTTCGGACCATCCTTCCGGAGTGTCGGTCGGAAAGTGTAAGATTTTACCTAAGCTGATTGTGCGATAACCATTGTTTTTAAAGTGGGTGTGCAACGGTATTATGTTATTCGCTTCCTCATCGATGCGGGCGGTGAAACTGACAAACCGGTCAGGGGTTGGGCGCAGTCCACTCATCAGACTTGCCCGTGAGGCACCGCAGGTGGGAACCATGCAATAGGCTCTTTCGAATTGCGTTCCCGATTCGGATAAACGGTCTATATTAGGTGAAATAATGTGGTCCGATCCGTAGCAGCGTAATTCAGTCCGAAGATCGTCGACCGCAATAAATAATACATTGGGTTGATCTGATTGAGCCAGAAGAACTGTCTTGCACAGAAACAGAAATATAAAAATTCGAATGATACACATTCATAAATCTTGGTACTTTCCGTGCTCCTAGTAAACGCGTAACTTTCAAGCCAAGCAAATTAGACTCACCTTACTGGATTGCCCATATTGAGACGATGCCAGCTATGAGGCTTACTTGTTTATATACCAGGCTACGTTGTTCGTGTTTCGCCCTGCCAGTAACAAATCCAAACGTCCATCTTTGTTTAGATCGACAGCCTTCAAATCGTAGGCTTCCTGTCCACTGCCAACATCAATGTCATGCGCGGTGAACTGTCCTTTTCCGCTATTCTCATACCAACGAACCAGTTTTTCACTGAAGGAAGCCGTAGCTACATCAATGTCGCCATCGTTGTCAAAATCACCGCATGCAAGAGAGTGGCAATCTTTGAGCGTCTCGTCGATTGGCATTTGTTTCCAATTGGTTCCGCGATACCAATAAACTCCGGTTCCGTGGCCGTTGCTTGCTATGACATCGATTCTTTTATCCCCATCGATATCCGCAACAAGAGCATTGGTAACTCCCTCAACTTCCGCAATGGTTTGAAGTTTCCATCGACCGTGTAATATAGGTGGATTTTGATACCACGACAACGCATTTCCTCCCGAATGCCCAACGACTACGTCTAGTTTCCCGTCATTGTTGAAATCCCCTGTATCCATATAATGAGGGCGAACTGGCGCATTATTTTGCGTGATCATATGTCGCAAGAACTTGCCTTGAAAATTATCGAACCAGGCAACGGAATCTTTGTTGATGCCTTTGATACTATTTCCGATCACGTCGATATTACCATCGGCATTTAGATCAGCCAGGGCCAGCCCATGGGAACCGTGTAGATCTTTGTCTATCACATGCAGCCTGGTTTTCTTCTCAATACGGCCCGTGTTTTCTATCCAGGCTATTGAAAAATCTGGCACCCGTTTGGGTTTCTTAGCTTTTTCCCCAGCAGCCCTCTTTTCGCGGTATTCAATCCAAGGGGAGGTTTCTCGTGCGATTACGAAGTCAAGATCTCCATCAGAATCAATATCGCCAGAGGCTCCGTAGAGCAGCTTACCATCAACTGAGTCATATATGGCTAGGACATGGGCATCCTTTAGGGGGCTCAAAACTGCAAAGACTTGAGTAGTTCCAGTAGCGACAATATCAAGATTTCCGTCTCCATCCAGGTCGGCCACGTCGATTCCTCGAGTTTGCTCGCCTAGATCAGCGGATGATTTTTGCCAGTTAACGGCGGCAGTGAGATGAGTTGCGGATATCAGAGCAAAGAATAGCGGTAGCGGAAACTTCATATATGATCGAAAGGTATAGGTTTTTGGGGTGGAGCCTAGGAATGTATTCCGGAAGGGCTAGTACAAATTGCCAGAATCTCGATTTAGGACTACTCGAAGCTTGCAGGGGTTCCATTGCGCTCAACATATTCGGGATCTATGATATCGGCTCACGATGCTCTCCAAAGACTGAAAGACGGTAATAAACGTTTTATATCGAACGTTCAAATCCATGAAGGAACTTCATTTGAAAAACGGCGCAATGAATTAGTGGATGGCCAGGCCCCTTTTGCAGTTATTCTGGGGTGTTCGGACGCTCGGGTACCGGCGGAACTGGTTTTCGACCAGGGACTGGGTGATCTCTTTGTTGTGCGGGTGGCAGGCAATGTGGCTGCTCCTTCCCAGATTGGCAGTGTGGAATTCGCAGTTGAGGTACTGGGTTCACGGCTGGTTGTGGTAATGGGGCACTCTAATTGCGGCGCGGTGGCAGCAACTATTCAGAAATTCGAGAATGCTTCAGTTGAATTGACTCCCAGCCTTATGAATCTGGTTGAACGCATACAGCCTTCTGTCGAAGCGGTCCTGGCCAGAAATGCCGCCTATGATTCAGATGCACTTATCGCCGAAGTGGTGAAAGCCAATATAGCGGCGACCGTAGCCACCTTGCTCGGTGAATCTACTGTTCTGAATCGGTTTACGCAGGAGGAGGGATTAATGATTTTGGGTGCGGAGTACTCCCTTGAGACTGGCGTTGTCGCATTTTTTCAATGAAGTGCCTTAGTCTTTGAATTATGAAAAAGATACTCTCCCAGTGGTTTCTAATCCTAAGCCTGTTGTCCACTTTGGGGTTAGCGCAGGGAAACGATTTTTCCTGGCGCACTGAGGATTCAATCGAAGCTCTGCATTTTGAAACCGCTTGGATGAGCGGAATGCTTGTGGCTAATGATGGGCGTGATCTCGCGAAAGGATTCGGTAAACATGGTATTCGTGGATTAACGTTTAAGGGCCACGACTTAAGTGCGCCAGAACCTCCGGTAGGTGGCAGGCGTCGTCATCAGGGCATCCTGAATTTGTACCGTGTTTATTCATCAACCGAGTCGTTCGGTTCGCTACGTGATGAACAGGCGCAAGTGGAAAGACTGGATGACGGGGCGCGTTTGACCTGGCCAGCGTCGGATGAGCGTCCTGTCACCATTTCAGGATCCTGGCGAATAACAGGCATAGCTCAGTTCGACCTACTTGTTGAAGCCACGCCGACAAGGAAGATCAGTAACTTCGAAATTCTTCCCGCTGTTTACCTGGCTGTTCTCATGGATAAATCCGTTTACCTCGAAGGAAACGACGGCCCCTTTATTTCTCATGTCCGGCCCAACGAAGATTTTGGTGATCCATTAAACTACGCTTTTTATCCCCTGGGCGAAAAGGCGAGGGCGGCTCAGGAAAATTCCGGACGCATTCATTCCGATTGGAAATGGAAATCCGTCGTTCCAAAGGAACTCGCTGCATTGCCCATACTTTTTGCCGAAGATGATACGGTTCAGGTCGTCCTTATGGCTGATCCCGAATCCACCAGCGCCGTGTGTGCGACGCCATTGCCGATGTCTGGTTCACCCGAGAATTGGAATTCTGTGGAACAACACAGCGCCCTTTATTTCAGCACCTTTGGTCACGACGTCGAGCCCGGTAAAACCTATACTTCTAGAATTCGACTCGTGCTCCTAGATAAACCTTCCAAATCATCGGTCACTCATCTCGAACTTTATAAGAAGTTTCTTGCGGAATAAGGTCGCCTGTTTTTGAAGCCGTTCTACGCAGCTCGTTTCCTTAGCTTACTGGTTTTTCTCCCGCTTGCCAATTGCCGACAGGGGTTTGCTAAAGTCCGTCCACTCAGGATGGTCATGCGCCGCGATTTCTGTTGCTACGGGTTCGCGGGATTTTGCCGGTGCTTTCAAAACGTTTTCCGCCATCTCGTGCCAGAGGGCTGACATGCGGTTGACCCGCTCTGGATACTTGGTTGCCAGGTTGTTGAGTTCCGTCCGGTCGGTCGCAAGGTTGTAAAGTTCCCAGGGACCGCTTCGAAAGCTCACCAGCTTCCAATCGCCGTCACGTAGCCCGCGATCGGCGCCAAACAGCAGGTGAATGGGTGGACGCTTGTTGATCGTTTTCCCGGCGAGAATAGAGAGTAACGAAATGCCGGATACTGGCTCCAGTTCGCGGCCGGGCCATTGCTTTGGAAGTTCCGTTTCGCCGAGTTCTACCAGGGTAGGTAAGACGTCGATGAGATGGGCTGGTTGATGGGTTATCGATCCCGCCTTAACTTTGAGTCCCTTCGGCCAGTGAACGATAGCCGGTGATGAGATTCCGCCTTCGAACTGATTTTGCTTGTAGTAGCGAAAGGGCGAATTGCGGGCCCAGGCCCAACCAGTGCTATCGCCCCAGGTTGTATACGGGTCATAAGGCTCACGGTCCATGTGGACAGAGCGTCGATCATACGGGCAGGCTCCGTTATCGGAGACAAAGAGGATCAGGGTGCTGTCAAGTTCGCCTGTTTGTTCAAGGTCGACTAATAAACGTCCGAGTTCTTGATCGACCCGGTCAATCATGCCGGCCAACGCGGTCATACGACGGCTCTCCCAAACTTGGCGTTCTTTTGGTAATGAACTCCACGCCGGGATATTATCGGGGCGGGGAGACGGAGTCAGTTTCTTCCCAAACAGACCCAGCACTCTTTGTTTTTCAAGACGGGCTTCGCGAATGACATCCCAGCCAGCATCATATCGGCCCAGGTATTTTTTGTAATCCACCTCCAACGGTTGTAGTGGAGCATGGGGAGCATTGAAGGCGATGTAGAGATACCAGGGTTTTTTGGTCCGACGGGCTTCATCCTGAAATTTCAGGGCATAGTCCACATTCGCTACGGTTGTGTAGAATCCAGTTTCAGGAACCTGCCAGGATTCACCGTTCAAACGAAACGTTTTGTCTCCCTTATAATAATTACAGGCGCCGCTGAGGTGTCCGAAGTAACGTTGGAATCCGAAGTCGGTTGGCTGCTCCTTTAAATGCCACTTGCCGGTCATCGCAGTGAAGTAACCGGCTGCTCCCAAAACTTCGGCTGATGTCACCCCATTGCTGAGATTAGTGTTCCCAGCCTGGAAAGCATATTGACCAGTTAGCAGGCTTATACGCGATGAGTGGCACTTCGCGGTGTTGTAGAATTGGGAGAAGCGCAAACCCTTGCTGGCCAATCGATCCAGATTGGGCGTTTCGATTTCTCCCCCATAACAACCGATATCTGAAAAGCCAAGATCGTCGACCATGACGACCAGGACATTCGGTTTCTCTGCGAGAGCACTACTGTTGGAAAAAGCGAAGAGTAGTAAGAGTGCTTTTAGCAATAAGTGATTCTTCATTTAAAGATTCTGAGTTCAGACTATCGGAAGATCGAGTGAATTCTTTTTGGGAATTGATTGAAGGCGTTCGAAATGTTTGGGTAAAGAAACTTGATTGCTATCATTTTGTAACTCAACAGAAGTTTAACTATGAAAACTCGCATTACCCCGATTCTTTGCTGTCTGTTCCTAGTCCTGATTCTCAATCAATCCTGCAAAAAAACTGCTTCATCCGTCGGCAATTGGTATCGAGGTAATACCCATACGCATTCGCTTTGGAGTGATGGGAATGATTTCCCGGAGGTGATCACCGAATGGTATTTAGAAAAGGGCTATGATTTTATGGCTCTAAGTGATCACAATATTCTGGCGGAGGGAGATAAATGGATGGCAGTTGAGAAGATCATTGAAAGACAGCGAGTGGCGGGGCCGTCTGCGATGGAAAAATACCGGGCCCGCTATCCTGGTACTGACTGGATCGAAACACGCGATAATAACGGAGTGGAGGAAGTTCGTATTAAGCCATTGGCCGAGTATCGGTCTCGTTTTGAAAAGCCAGGCGAGTTTCTAATCATCCAGGCTGAAGAAGTCTCCGCGAAATTTGAAGAGAAACCCATTCACATCAACGCGATCAACCTGAAGGAAGTGATTGCTCCTGTGAAAGGAACTTCTGTTCGGGATGTGCTAAGTCGCAATCTGCAGGCTATTGCAGCTCAGGAGGCAACTGCGAACCAACCCATCCTGGCACACCTGAACCATCCCAATTTTCAGTGGGGGCTCACCGCTGAAGATTTGGCCTATGTCATCGAAGAAGAGTTTTTTGAAGTCTACAACGGACATCCTGGTATCAATCATCTTGGTGATGAAACGCGTCCTGGAGATGAAAAAATCTGGGATATTGCAAACACCATTCGCTTGGCGGAATTGAAGGGTCCACCGCTTTTTGGTGTAGCTACCGACGACTCTCATACCTATCACGGTGGCGACATTTCTCCTGGTCGCGGTTGGATCATGGTCAGGGCAAAACAGCTCGAAGCGACTTCTCTGATCGAAGCCATGAGAGCCGGGGATTTTTATTCCAGCACTGGAGTCTATTTGGAGGAACTAAGCTGGGATAAGCGCAGCCGAACAATAAGCGCGGAAATTCGTCCGGATGGAAACAGCACTTTCAAATCAGAACTCATAGGGACTCGTCGCGATTACGACCCTGCCAATAAAAAGGCTGTCGGCGAAGTACTGGCCACCCAGAAAGGCACCTCCATAACATTCAACGTTCCCAAGGATGTATTGTATGCACGAGTCACTATTACTTCCAATCGGG
Above is a window of Verrucomicrobiota bacterium DNA encoding:
- a CDS encoding VCBS repeat-containing protein, producing the protein MKFPLPLFFALISATHLTAAVNWQKSSADLGEQTRGIDVADLDGDGNLDIVATGTTQVFAVLSPLKDAHVLAIYDSVDGKLLYGASGDIDSDGDLDFVIARETSPWIEYREKRAAGEKAKKPKRVPDFSIAWIENTGRIEKKTRLHVIDKDLHGSHGLALADLNADGNIDVIGNSIKGINKDSVAWFDNFQGKFLRHMITQNNAPVRPHYMDTGDFNNDGKLDVVVGHSGGNALSWYQNPPILHGRWKLQTIAEVEGVTNALVADIDGDKRIDVIASNGHGTGVYWYRGTNWKQMPIDETLKDCHSLACGDFDNDGDIDVATASFSEKLVRWYENSGKGQFTAHDIDVGSGQEAYDLKAVDLNKDGRLDLLLAGRNTNNVAWYINK
- a CDS encoding arylsulfatase — encoded protein: MKNHLLLKALLLLFAFSNSSALAEKPNVLVVMVDDLGFSDIGCYGGEIETPNLDRLASKGLRFSQFYNTAKCHSSRISLLTGQYAFQAGNTNLSNGVTSAEVLGAAGYFTAMTGKWHLKEQPTDFGFQRYFGHLSGACNYYKGDKTFRLNGESWQVPETGFYTTVANVDYALKFQDEARRTKKPWYLYIAFNAPHAPLQPLEVDYKKYLGRYDAGWDVIREARLEKQRVLGLFGKKLTPSPRPDNIPAWSSLPKERQVWESRRMTALAGMIDRVDQELGRLLVDLEQTGELDSTLILFVSDNGACPYDRRSVHMDREPYDPYTTWGDSTGWAWARNSPFRYYKQNQFEGGISSPAIVHWPKGLKVKAGSITHQPAHLIDVLPTLVELGETELPKQWPGRELEPVSGISLLSILAGKTINKRPPIHLLFGADRGLRDGDWKLVSFRSGPWELYNLATDRTELNNLATKYPERVNRMSALWHEMAENVLKAPAKSREPVATEIAAHDHPEWTDFSKPLSAIGKREKNQ
- a CDS encoding carbonic anhydrase, which codes for MISAHDALQRLKDGNKRFISNVQIHEGTSFEKRRNELVDGQAPFAVILGCSDARVPAELVFDQGLGDLFVVRVAGNVAAPSQIGSVEFAVEVLGSRLVVVMGHSNCGAVAATIQKFENASVELTPSLMNLVERIQPSVEAVLARNAAYDSDALIAEVVKANIAATVATLLGESTVLNRFTQEEGLMILGAEYSLETGVVAFFQ